The genomic segment GTTCCCATTCCCACAAGAAATCGTTACTGAAAATGGTGTTGCGTATGTGAATGCGAGCACATTGGCGATTGCTTTGGGTGGTTCCGCAGCATGGGATAGCACGACCAAATCTCTGCTGGTTGCCAAAGACAACACGTACGCTCTGCGTATGTACGAGAACAAAAACTTTGCTTATAAAAACGGCAAAGAAACCAGTGTAGCAAATCCGCCACGTCCAGTGACCGGAGCAGTACTCGTTCCTCTCGTATTTATTGCCCAAGAATTGGGTGCAAAAGTAGAGTACGATGCAAAAACGCTCACTTACAAGCTGAGCATTCCAATTAATTCCTAAAAATGAATGGAACTTCTCATCAAGATAGCCACTTCTATGCGTAGAAGTGGCTATCTGCCTCAATACTACACGTGTACGCCTCTATTAGCAGACAGCGATAGAGGCTTTTTGATTGATTCTTCTTTTAATCATTTCTATTGCAAATTTTCTAAAATATCCTACAATAAGATTGTGATTCATAGTTTGCTCATAAATAAAGAGGGGGATGTTTTGCTATGAAAAAACAGAAATCATTGTCGATACTGGCTGCAACATTTGCTTTGAGCACATTGCTCGCAGGCTGTGGTGGAGGTACAGGGACTGGTGGACAAAGCGCGACACCACAGCCGAGCAATAATAGCGGAGGAAGCACGGGCGGTGCAAGCGGAGCAACTGAGAAGCTCGTGATTGCTGTCGTTGGTCCGATGTCTGGTCAGTACTCCGATTACGGAAGCACAGCAAAAGCTGGTGCTGAATATGCGTTGAAAGAAAAGGCGGAGGCATTCAAAGCACTTGGCTTTGACGTTCAATTGTCCGCTCAAGACGACCAAGCTGACCCGAAACAAGGGGTAGCAGTCGCGCAAATGTTGATTTCGAATCCTGATGTAGTCGGGGTGGTAGGCCATGCTACAACAGGTGCTTCGATTACAGCAGCAGCCCAATACGAGCAAGAGAAGCTTGTGATGGTATCTCCTTCCGCAACGGGATCAGATTTGACTGAGCAAGGCAAGAAGATCGTACACCGCATTTGTGCGCGTGATGATCAGCAAGGCTCCAAGGCTGCTATTTTTGCCAAAAATCAGTTGAATGTAAAAACGGCTTTCGTCATGCATGACAAGGCTGCTTATGGACAAGGTCTTGCGGAAGAAGTGAAAAAGCAATTTGAAAAAGACGGTGTACAAGTTCTCGGCTTTGAAGGGGTAACGGCAGGCGAGAAGGATTATAGTGCGATCATCACCCAAATCCTTGCGAAAAATCCAGAGATGATCTACTTCGGTGGATACTACTCTGATGCAGGGATCATTGTGAAGCAAGCACGTGAAAAAGGCTTCAAAGGTGTCTTCATGGGTGGCGATGGCTACGACTCCGCTGACATGGTGAAAATTGCTGGTGCGGAAAATGCCAATAACGTAGTCTTTACTTCTACTGTAGGCGATATTGGTGCTACCGAAGACGGCAAGAAATGGATCACAGACTTCGAGAGCGCGACAGGCAACAAAGTAGGGATTTTCACTTCGTTTGGCTATGACTCCATGGGTGTTATGCTGAACGGACTGGA from the Brevibacillus brevis genome contains:
- a CDS encoding copper amine oxidase N-terminal domain-containing protein; the protein is MLRKFSTMMLTAALLTGSVAATAAFAQTAPAPVQQQKIKVQLNGKEFPFPQEIVTENGVAYVNASTLAIALGGSAAWDSTTKSLLVAKDNTYALRMYENKNFAYKNGKETSVANPPRPVTGAVLVPLVFIAQELGAKVEYDAKTLTYKLSIPINS
- a CDS encoding branched-chain amino acid ABC transporter substrate-binding protein, which produces MKKQKSLSILAATFALSTLLAGCGGGTGTGGQSATPQPSNNSGGSTGGASGATEKLVIAVVGPMSGQYSDYGSTAKAGAEYALKEKAEAFKALGFDVQLSAQDDQADPKQGVAVAQMLISNPDVVGVVGHATTGASITAAAQYEQEKLVMVSPSATGSDLTEQGKKIVHRICARDDQQGSKAAIFAKNQLNVKTAFVMHDKAAYGQGLAEEVKKQFEKDGVQVLGFEGVTAGEKDYSAIITQILAKNPEMIYFGGYYSDAGIIVKQAREKGFKGVFMGGDGYDSADMVKIAGAENANNVVFTSTVGDIGATEDGKKWITDFESATGNKVGIFTSFGYDSMGVMLNGLEEAIKANGGKKPTREQVLEAVHKTKDYKGKFVNVTFNDKGDNDFASVYVYKYEDGKKVFMGEAK